From the genome of Prunus persica cultivar Lovell chromosome G8, Prunus_persica_NCBIv2, whole genome shotgun sequence:
AAAATCTTCATGCAGAGATAGTTTCAAAAATTGTGGAGGGCCAAGCTAGATGGGGTGTCATAAAAAACCGCACAATTCGCTCTCGTTATCATGCGCGCATGCATCTCCTACATATAAAgagaatgaaataaaaaattgaaattgcccCTGCCACTGCAATTATGGTATTCAAGGAATCAGAAGCAATGGCCAAGTTGAAGCAAGAACAAGTGCAAAGGGGATTCGAACTATTTCGTAAATTTGCAAAAATTGTGGATCCGGCAGGAAACTGGGCCAACATCACTGTGGCCGGGGTCATGAATTTCATGGGTCGCGGTCACCGCACTTGAAGAGTATGCAACTTCGAATTTGTCAGCAGCAGGGAAATGGAACTATGAGGTGgcgtatttttgtattatgtaacGATGGGGTGGCCTGTTGttgtattatgtaagtttGGAAATAGGATTTTATGGAATGATGAAGCCTCATTTTGTAGGGAAATGGAACTATGAGGTGgcgtatttttgtattatgtaacGATGGGGTGGCCTGTTGttgtattatgtaagtttGGAAATAGGATTTTATGGAATGATGAAGCCTGttgttgtatttgtatttatgCGTATACAGTTTATCGGTCTCCAGTTCTGTGGCGATATAGCagcaataaatatgcaataaaTATGCGGATAGTGGCAATATTATGTCAATATCAGTACAATAGAGTGGTGATAGAGATACAATATGATCCTATTACAGGACGTACTGCATCAGAAtaagttttaaattatatggtccaaaaaaatactaataaataaacaaaaaagtaattacAACCTGGAAAAAAGGATGAATTATACATCCCTTAAAAGACAGATGGCCTACAGTACAgaccttcaaaatgaactctatatatatataatgcatgccttgTAGCACCATCACATCCCCCCCTAAATTACAGAAACATgacaccccaaaacctcatgctCCTTCCTCTTTCAACCCCTAAATTATCCATTGGATGCCCAATACTAGATCACTGCTTGGGGGGTGGGATACCCTGCAAGTCCATAACAGAATTAGTAGGGGAGAGTGGTTCTGGGAAGACGCAGCTTTGTCTCCAACTTACGGTACGAGCTCAGCTCCCACCCTCACATGGCGGACTAGGGGGCTCCTCCGTCTACATATTCACAGAATTCAGCTTCCCATTTCGTCGATTGCAACAACTAGGCAACCTTTATCATGCATCATACCCCAACTTAATAAGGTTGGAGCCATTGGAAGACATATATGTTCATGGTGTTCATGATGCTCAAGAACTCATCCATGTCCTTGGAGACATAGAAGCATTTATTGCCATTGATCACACCCGCCTACCTGTGAAACTCATTGTCATTGATTCCATTGCTGCATTGTTCCGATCACAGTATCAGACAACACCGGCAGATTTGAAACGGCGGTCTGAAATGTTCTTCAACATATCTGGGACATTGAAGGGTTTAGCAAATAAGTTTGGGTTGGCGTTGGTTGTCACCAACCAAGTGGTGGATTTTATTGGGCCACATGATGGAGTGAATGGGGTGAGGTTGGGAAACTTGGAGTCCCTGGACACATCAGGCAGACGGGTGAGTCCAGCTTTGGGATTGGCTTGGGCACATTGCATAAATTCAAGAGTGTTCTTGGCAAGACATGAGCAATCTATTGAGGTTGACATTCGTAATGCTCCTTCAACAAGTATATGCAGTCAAACACACATGACATTTCACCTTGTATTTGCCCCACATCTGGCCTATGCATCGGCcgaatttgtaataaaaaaagaaggtatagTCGGAGTATCACAGTAACTGTGTAATATAGGAATTCTAAGAACTTTAATGTTTAGGATCCATTTGGAATTACATTCCAGTCCCTTTAATTTCGCACTGAAATTATAATAGCAATCTGGAGGCAATACCGGTACAATAAAAGGTcaatataatagcaatctgtCAGCAATACAGCATGCTGTAGCAATGCAACCCAAAtaatgcaaatttaaaagaattcccATTCACCATAACACGAAACCCACcacaaataaaagtagagTTTACATGACCTACTAAACATTCCAGTCCCATCAATTTCGCACTGAAATTATAATAGCAATCTGAAAGCAATACCGGTACAATAA
Proteins encoded in this window:
- the LOC109950887 gene encoding DNA repair protein XRCC3 homolog, yielding MTPQNLMLLPLSTPKLSIGCPILDHCLGGGIPCKSITELVGESGSGKTQLCLQLTVRAQLPPSHGGLGGSSVYIFTEFSFPFRRLQQLGNLYHASYPNLIRLEPLEDIYVHGVHDAQELIHVLGDIEAFIAIDHTRLPVKLIVIDSIAALFRSQYQTTPADLKRRSEMFFNISGTLKGLANKFGLALVVTNQVVDFIGPHDGVNGVRLGNLESLDTSGRRVSPALGLAWAHCINSRVFLARHEQSIEVDIRNAPSTSICSQTHMTFHLVFAPHLAYASAEFVIKKEGIVGVSQ